One genomic region from Leptolyngbyaceae cyanobacterium JSC-12 encodes:
- a CDS encoding hypothetical protein (IMG reference gene:2510095503), which produces MSVTVNPNMTPDPSQPDDASPAKQLSEPESVPVSTAPSEPDEGWQTVDFPGAISVDSIPLEIPPVAEHTPASSTVFNLPHSEAIATNNSADLITQLQQENSALRTQVAQLEADLSQVQIELQLEVARFYCKEAEKEEAEKEPKETASRESDRTVEDQATLQEQLLHLTQELTTSQQTVQQQQSLIDTLSTQLEISQQRIAQLERDCALSQQRYNEQLQLVSQAENTCRDLRMRLHRQQQQTLQFKAALEKSIELHSTVEAAQSEPALVENSSPATGTTAFIPKAQPVRPWSTPPANPTPHLYSIARQPSTGLPNLLLKLVKQEAGEATAVSTETTESASGSQANHQPNPPANPELEDLFPTPVQPAPAIADPQPPQESVFDLSPFIEAGELDANRVAVMNQDLAHEAVLHPTKTNSEANNPSGDTLWNDLARLIEPELSAELSALAESSAEAIASELSQTAPESTAPEIPVSPLKEPDISAFASAVTTSSHLSFSISEQKPSHSAASTKVPAAIPQNPFPSFTLRPSEEQAATQTAEADSSNPAGTADSATLPITEPDSPLPPNWPSPILYPFRQPKKLKSMAAVDLPSFPRG; this is translated from the coding sequence ATGAGTGTAACTGTTAACCCTAATATGACTCCAGACCCTTCCCAACCTGATGATGCCAGTCCAGCCAAGCAGTTGAGTGAACCTGAAAGTGTTCCTGTTAGCACTGCCCCATCCGAACCCGATGAAGGCTGGCAAACGGTCGATTTTCCTGGAGCCATCAGTGTTGACAGTATTCCACTGGAGATTCCACCCGTTGCCGAACATACGCCAGCCTCTAGCACGGTCTTCAATCTGCCTCATTCTGAAGCGATCGCAACTAACAATTCTGCCGATTTAATAACCCAACTTCAGCAAGAAAACTCAGCCCTGCGTACTCAGGTTGCTCAGCTTGAAGCAGACCTGTCTCAAGTGCAGATTGAGCTCCAGCTTGAAGTTGCCCGCTTCTACTGCAAAGAAGCTGAAAAAGAAGAGGCTGAAAAAGAGCCGAAAGAAACCGCTTCGAGGGAGAGCGATCGCACTGTAGAAGACCAAGCAACGCTCCAGGAACAACTTCTTCATCTGACCCAAGAACTTACCACATCTCAACAAACAGTTCAGCAACAACAAAGCCTGATCGATACCCTCAGCACCCAACTAGAAATCAGCCAGCAGCGTATTGCCCAACTAGAACGAGACTGTGCCCTGAGCCAGCAGCGTTACAACGAGCAATTACAGTTAGTTTCCCAGGCTGAAAATACCTGCCGTGATTTGCGAATGCGCCTGCATCGCCAGCAGCAGCAAACCTTGCAATTTAAAGCAGCTTTGGAAAAAAGTATTGAGTTGCATTCAACGGTTGAGGCAGCGCAATCTGAGCCTGCTCTGGTTGAAAACTCCTCCCCCGCCACAGGAACAACCGCTTTTATTCCCAAAGCCCAACCCGTGCGCCCCTGGTCAACACCTCCAGCCAACCCCACGCCCCATCTCTATTCCATCGCTCGGCAACCATCGACCGGGCTACCAAACCTGTTATTAAAGTTGGTGAAGCAAGAAGCAGGAGAAGCAACCGCTGTCTCAACTGAAACCACAGAGTCAGCATCTGGTTCACAAGCCAACCATCAACCCAATCCTCCAGCTAACCCAGAGTTAGAGGATTTGTTTCCAACTCCAGTTCAGCCCGCTCCAGCGATCGCCGATCCCCAGCCACCCCAGGAATCTGTATTTGACTTGAGTCCATTCATTGAAGCGGGCGAACTGGATGCCAATAGGGTGGCAGTAATGAATCAGGATTTGGCACATGAAGCTGTGCTGCATCCGACTAAAACCAATTCTGAGGCTAACAATCCTTCTGGTGATACGCTGTGGAACGATCTTGCACGTCTGATTGAACCGGAACTATCCGCAGAACTCAGTGCACTGGCAGAATCCTCCGCTGAGGCGATCGCATCAGAACTATCCCAAACCGCACCAGAGTCAACTGCGCCAGAAATTCCAGTCTCCCCCTTGAAAGAACCAGATATTTCAGCCTTTGCCTCTGCTGTAACCACGTCATCCCATCTTTCCTTCTCCATCTCTGAACAGAAGCCCAGCCACTCTGCTGCATCCACAAAGGTACCAGCCGCGATTCCACAGAACCCTTTTCCTTCCTTCACACTGCGCCCCTCTGAGGAACAGGCAGCCACGCAAACAGCAGAAGCAGACAGCAGCAACCCAGCAGGCACAGCGGATTCTGCCACCCTGCCCATCACCGAGCCTGACTCTCCCCTGCCTCCAAATTGGCCTTCACCCATCCTGTATCCATTCCGGCAACCCAAAAAATTGAAATCTATGGCAGCCGTTGACTTGCCGAGCTTTCCACGGGGATGA